The proteins below are encoded in one region of Paenibacillus sp. YYML68:
- the purL gene encoding phosphoribosylformylglycinamidine synthase subunit PurL: protein MAQQLSAKEPTAQQIEEQKIYKQFGVSDSEYEKICGFLGRKPNYVEIGVFSVMWSEHCSYKNSKVVLKKFPTSGPRVLMGPGEGAGIVDIGDNQAVVFKIESHNHPSAVEPYQGAATGVGGIIRDIFSMGARPVAVLNSLRFGRLTNDRVKYLFEHVVSGIAGYGNCIGIPTVGGEIMFDESYEGNPLVNAMCVGLIDHDKIQKGVAKGVGNPVFYVGPATGRDGIHGATFASEDLTAESEAKRSAVQVGDPFMEKLVLEACLELIDSGIVVGIQDMGAAGLTCSSSEMASKAGNGMELYLDEVPQREEGMTPYEMMLSESQERMLFVVKPEHEEQAKAIFERWGLHCAKVGKVTDDGNLKLYHQGELVGDMPVTALVDECPMYHKPSQVPAYYEANASVDTTRYAEVTDLQDALLKVLASPTVASKEWVYNQYDYMVRTSTAVQPGSDAAVVTIRGSRKALSMSTDCNGRYVYLDPEVGGRIAVAEAARNNVCSGAEPLAITDNLNFGSPEKPEIFWQLEKSVDGMAEACRELNTPVIGGNVSLYNENTKGAIYPTPVVGMVGLIHDVDHITTQGFKREGDVVLLLGDTKAELGGSEFQSVIHGVTEGRPPAIDLAVEKVLLDSVLGAIQQGLVASAHDLSDGGLAVALAESCMSGRLGAKVNVETALRPDFALFSESQSRILLSASPEKAGELEALLRAKGVPVQVLGTVGGDKLQVSVNGSSVIDASVTQLEKVWKDAIPCLMS, encoded by the coding sequence ATGGCGCAGCAGCTATCGGCTAAGGAGCCAACGGCTCAACAGATTGAAGAGCAGAAGATCTATAAGCAGTTCGGCGTATCAGACTCCGAATATGAGAAAATATGCGGGTTCCTCGGTCGCAAGCCGAATTACGTCGAGATTGGCGTATTCAGCGTCATGTGGTCGGAGCACTGCTCCTATAAGAACTCCAAGGTCGTGCTGAAGAAGTTCCCGACGAGCGGTCCACGCGTCCTGATGGGACCGGGCGAAGGCGCGGGTATCGTCGATATCGGCGATAACCAGGCGGTCGTGTTCAAGATTGAAAGCCATAACCACCCTTCCGCGGTGGAGCCGTACCAAGGCGCTGCTACAGGCGTAGGTGGCATTATTCGTGACATCTTCTCGATGGGCGCGCGTCCCGTAGCGGTGCTGAACAGCTTGCGCTTCGGACGTCTGACGAACGATCGGGTGAAATATTTGTTCGAGCACGTCGTGTCCGGTATTGCGGGCTACGGCAACTGTATCGGTATCCCGACTGTCGGCGGCGAAATTATGTTCGATGAGAGCTACGAGGGTAACCCGCTCGTTAACGCAATGTGCGTCGGCTTGATCGATCACGATAAAATTCAAAAGGGTGTCGCGAAGGGCGTCGGCAACCCGGTATTCTACGTAGGTCCAGCGACAGGCCGCGACGGTATTCACGGCGCGACGTTCGCCTCCGAGGACTTGACGGCGGAATCCGAAGCGAAGCGCTCTGCTGTGCAGGTCGGCGACCCGTTCATGGAGAAGCTCGTGCTCGAAGCATGTCTCGAGCTGATCGACTCCGGTATCGTCGTCGGTATTCAGGATATGGGCGCCGCAGGTCTGACGTGCTCCAGCTCCGAGATGGCGAGCAAGGCGGGCAACGGCATGGAGCTGTACCTCGACGAGGTGCCGCAGCGCGAGGAAGGCATGACGCCTTACGAGATGATGCTGTCCGAGTCGCAGGAGCGGATGCTGTTCGTCGTGAAGCCTGAGCATGAAGAGCAGGCGAAGGCGATCTTCGAGCGTTGGGGACTGCATTGCGCGAAGGTGGGTAAAGTGACGGACGACGGCAACCTGAAGCTGTACCATCAGGGCGAGCTGGTCGGCGATATGCCGGTGACAGCGCTCGTGGACGAGTGCCCGATGTACCACAAGCCTTCGCAGGTGCCGGCTTACTACGAGGCGAACGCATCGGTCGATACGACTCGCTATGCGGAAGTGACGGACCTGCAGGATGCGCTGCTGAAGGTGCTCGCTTCTCCTACTGTTGCAAGCAAGGAATGGGTATACAACCAGTACGACTACATGGTGCGCACGAGCACAGCCGTTCAGCCGGGCTCTGACGCAGCGGTTGTAACGATCCGCGGCTCCCGCAAGGCGCTGTCGATGTCGACAGACTGCAACGGACGCTACGTGTACCTCGATCCAGAGGTGGGCGGACGTATTGCGGTCGCGGAAGCGGCGCGTAACAACGTATGCTCCGGCGCTGAGCCGCTCGCAATTACCGATAACCTGAACTTCGGAAGCCCGGAGAAGCCGGAAATATTCTGGCAGCTGGAGAAGTCGGTGGACGGTATGGCGGAGGCTTGCCGCGAGCTGAACACGCCGGTTATCGGCGGTAACGTCAGCTTGTACAACGAGAACACGAAGGGCGCGATCTACCCGACGCCAGTGGTCGGCATGGTCGGCTTGATCCATGATGTGGATCATATTACGACGCAAGGCTTCAAGCGCGAGGGCGACGTTGTGCTGCTGCTCGGCGATACGAAGGCAGAGCTCGGAGGAAGTGAGTTCCAGTCCGTCATCCACGGCGTAACGGAAGGACGTCCTCCGGCGATCGATCTGGCGGTAGAGAAAGTATTGCTCGACTCCGTGCTTGGCGCGATCCAGCAAGGTCTGGTCGCTTCGGCGCACGACTTGTCTGACGGCGGTCTTGCTGTAGCGCTCGCAGAGAGCTGCATGAGCGGTCGTCTTGGCGCGAAGGTGAACGTCGAGACCGCACTGCGTCCAGACTTCGCTCTGTTCAGTGAGAGCCAGTCGCGCATCCTGCTCAGCGCTTCGCCGGAGAAGGCGGGCGAGCTCGAAGCTCTGCTTCGCGCGAAGGGTGTGCCGGTGCAGGTGCTCGGTACAGTCGGCGGCGACAAGCTGCAGGTCAGCGTTAACGGAAGCTCGGTCATTGATGCATCTGTCACACAACTAGAAAAGGTCTGGAAGGATGCGATTCCATGTCTGATGAGCTAA